The Chitinivibrionia bacterium DNA segment GTTTATTCCTTTGCCGCCTTTAATCCAATGAGCAAATTTTTCAAGGCTCTCTTGCGCTGTTATGCTTTTTGTGAAATCCAAAATATTGTCAACCGTTATTTCACCCGAATATATTTTTTCATAAAGTACTTTTTCTTCATAAAAACCAAAATATTTCAGAATTTCTTCGCGATATTTTTCAAAACTCATAGGCTTGTTCAAATGGTCGTAAGCGCCTATCAACAAATTAAAAGCCCTATCCGTTTTATCGTCAACTTCTATCCGTTGAAGATATTTTTTTATAGATATTTTCGCCATTGGGGTTTTTACTATAGAAAGCCATTCAATACTGGGTTTTGAGTCTGTGCTTGTCAGAATATTTACAGTTTCATTGTTGTATAATCTTCGGCTTATCGGCATAATTTTTCCGTTTATTACAGCGCCACTGCACTTGTTCCCCTTTTGTTTATCAATATAATAAGCGAAATCAAGAACAGTAGAACCTTCGGGAAGTTTTACGACTTTTCCGCCTTTTTGAGAATAAACCGTTATTTCGTTCTCTCCCATCCCGCTTTTCAACACGCTCAAAAACTCCGACGAGTCAGTAAATTCTTTCTCCCAAATCGGAAATTCGTCAAGCCATTTTAATTTTTTATCGGTGCTTTTGTAGCCGCTGTGAGCCGCAAAGCCGTATTCCGATTCAAGATCCATTAACCAAGTTCTTATTTGAATTTCTACCTGATGCCCTGTTTCATCGTCAACAAGCGTCGTATGGAGCGATTTATATCCGTTATCCTTGGGAATAGCTATGTAATCCTTGATTTTATCGCCGATTGGACGCCAAACACTGTGCAAAAGTCCCAAAACCCTATAACAATCAATATCGTCTTTGCAGACTATTCGGCAACCTAAAACATCGTAAATTTCGTCGTATGGAACTTCGCGGTCAATATGTTTGCGAAAAATTGAATGTACGCTTTTAACACGTCCCGTAGCCTTGTACCCGTGTACATAATTAGCATTCAAAGTTTCGTGGATTTTATCTAAAAAATTCTTTATAACACTTTTGTTTACTTCATCTTGTAAATTTAATTTTTCGCGAATTTGCTCATACTCCTTAGGATAAGCATATTCCATAGATATGTCTTCAAGTTTGCTTTTCAGGGTATAAACACCC contains these protein-coding regions:
- a CDS encoding RelA/SpoT family protein, with protein sequence MLDEKDKPEYKDNDDFLMRDISGFIPYDNINDSISTFMSKIEGLAIDLRHPLDLKQIAKAYRFAFIAHKVQKRKSGEPYIIHPIAVAVMLTKLRQDTMTICAALLHDVVEDTIYNRDNIEEVLGKEVADIVDGVTKVTTMEEKSEAQKENSVAETYRKTLLATSRNPRTIMVKLVDRLHNLSTLGALSPEKRKKIAEETLTIYAPLAAEMGVYTLKSKLEDISMEYAYPKEYEQIREKLNLQDEVNKSVIKNFLDKIHETLNANYVHGYKATGRVKSVHSIFRKHIDREVPYDEIYDVLGCRIVCKDDIDCYRVLGLLHSVWRPIGDKIKDYIAIPKDNGYKSLHTTLVDDETGHQVEIQIRTWLMDLESEYGFAAHSGYKSTDKKLKWLDEFPIWEKEFTDSSEFLSVLKSGMGENEITVYSQKGGKVVKLPEGSTVLDFAYYIDKQKGNKCSGAVINGKIMPISRRLYNNETVNILTSTDSKPSIEWLSIVKTPMAKISIKKYLQRIEVDDKTDRAFNLLIGAYDHLNKPMSFEKYREEILKYFGFYEEKVLYEKIYSGEITVDNILDFTKSITAQESLEKFAHWIKGGKGINKTVIESFKNTNTIRPGVCCNPLPGDKIIGFNTNGDRGISIHRENCEAAFIFADDNSRAIYCTWAQSGDFGIFSQELKILGLDQGNVCMDVAKVIEAKNIKLESCDYRKGTGVAKLLILVKIKSLTELNELIKDIKKIKGVSSVQRNLPPKRIY